The genomic DNA ACGAGGCCCGCCAAGGATTGCAGGACCGGTTCGGCATCGACGCCGTACAGGCCGATTACGTTCTGGCGCTTCAACTGCGACGGTTGACCAGGCTCGACGTCATCGAGTTGCAGGCCGAGGCGGAGAAGCTGGACGCCGAGTTCCTGGAGCTCACCGAACTGGTGTCCAACCCCGATGCACGCCGCAAGGTCATCGACGACGAACTCGTCGAGACCGCAAAGCTGTTCAAGGGCCCCGAGTTCGATCGGCGCACCGTGCTCGACTACGAGGCCACCCCCACGGTCTCGAGTTCCGACGACGATGCCCGCGAGCGCAAGGTCAACGCCGCCTGGCGGCTCGACGACCGAGGCGTGTTCTCCGACAGCCACGGCGATCTGCTCACCTCGGGCCTCGGCTGGGCGGTGTGGACCGACGGCCGGGTGAAGTTCACCAACGGCAATGGGTTGCCGTACAAGATCCGCAACATCCCCGTGGCACCCGACATCACCGGACTGCTTCGATCGGGGGTGCTGGCGCCCGGCTCCCATCTGGCGCTGGTCACGCGCCGCGGGAAGGTGTTGCGCATCGATCCCGCCGCCGTGAATCCGCAAGGTGCGGCGGGCAATGGCGTGGCAGGGGTGAAGCTGGCCGCCGACGGCGACGAGGTGATCGCGGCGCTTCCGCTCACGTGCGGCAACGGCGAGGCCATCCTGTCGATCTCCGAAAAGGCATGGAAGGTCACCGAAGTCGCAGACATCCCGGTGAAGGGCCGTGGCGGTGCCGGCGTCGGCTTCCATCCGTTCGTCGGCGGCGAGACTGCGCTGATGGCGGCCGCGGTGTCGGCGACCGGATTCGTGCGCGGCACCAGGGCCGTCCGGGCCGAGAAGCGCGCGAAGGCGTCGATCAAGGGCTCCGGCGCGGACGTGACGCCGGCGGGATAGACGCGCTCCAAACGTCCGGTCTGGCGGCTCGATCGTCCAGCCGTAGATGTCGGACCCCTCTGCGATGATGGGGTCATGTCAACGACCGCAATGCCTTTGGAGACGCAGGCCGCTCCGGCCGAGCGGCTGGAGGCGTTGTTCGAGGAGTTGGCCGAGCTGACCGGTCAGCGCAACGCGATCGACGGACGGATCGTAGACATCGTCGCCGAGATCGATGACGACCAACTCTGGGGCGCCACCGGCGTGCGCTCGCTGTCGGCCCTGGTCGCCTGGAAGACCGGCATCGCACCGCGCAACGCCGACACCGTGGTCGCGATCGCCCAGCGCGCCGAGCAGTTCCCCCGGTGCGTGGCGGGCCTGCGCGAGGGCCGGCTCTCCCTAGACCAGGTCGGGGTCATCGCCGACCGGGCCGCCGACGGCTCCGACGACCACTACGTCGACCTGGCCGCCGTCGCCACGGTCACCCAACTGCGCACGGCGGTCAAGCTCGAACCCCGGCCCGAACCCGAGCCCCGGCCCGACACACCGCGGTCGGTCACCAAGACCAGCAACGAGCACTCCACCACGTGGCGAATCACGTTGCCTCACGACGAGTCTGCGACCGTCGATGCTGCCGTGCAGTCCCACCTCGACGCGCTGGTCACCGACTGGCGACACGACCGCGAGACCAGCACGCGGGTCGGCGACCAGGCTCCGCCAATGCCGGGCACCGTCGACGCCTTCATGGCCCTGGTCACGGCTGGTTGGGATGCCGAGGTGGCGCGTCGACCCCACGGACAACACACCACCGTCGTCCTACACGTCGACGTCGAGAAGCCCGCCGCACTTCACCTGGGCCCGCTGCTCACCGACGACGAGCGCCGATACCTGCTCTGCGACAGCACCTGCGAGGTCTGGTTCGAACGCCGCGGCCAGGTCATCGGCTCCGGACGGACCACCCGCACCATCAGCCGGCGATTGCGTCGTGCACTCGAACACCGCGACCGCTGTTGCGTGGTCCCTGGCTGTGGGGCCACCCGCGGACTGCACGCTCATCATCTCGTGCACTGGGAGAACGGCGGCCTCACCGAGCTGGAGAATCTGGTGTTGCTGTGCCCTTACCACCACCGACTTCACCACCGGGGCGGACTCACCCTCACCGGGCCCGCATCACGACTCTCCGTCACCGACGGCAGCGGCCGACCACTCACCGGAGCCTCCTTGGCCCGCCCACCCACGACACCACCACCTGACGTGCCACCCTGCGCCGGGCCGCTGGGCGAAAGCGCCCAATGGTGGTGGTACACACCCTTCGAACCACCACCCGCGAGCGAGAACTAGTTTCACCGTCGCTCGACTACGGTCGGAGTGATGAGGATGTCACGCACTCACCTCGCCCGGCTCCGAGCTGCGGGCGTCGTCGTGTGCACGCTCTCCGCCGCGGCATGCGGACACTCTGCGCCTCCCCCGCTCGCCACCGGCACGTCGACCACGACCGCCCCCACGACCACCACCTCGCAGGCACCAGCGGTCGCCGACGTGAGTCCGGCTGGTGACTTCTCCCCCGTTTCCCGCTTGATCGACGACGCGATCGCGGCGCGGCGGCTACCCGGCGCGGTCGTCCAGGTCGGGCATGCCGGCAAGATCGTCTTCCGCCAGGCGTTCGGGGCGCGCAAGCTCGACGGCGAGCCGGGGCTCGACGGCGCACCCGCCCCCGCCGAGCCGATGACCGAGGACACCATCTTCGACATCGCCTCGTTGACGAAGAGCCTCGCGACCACGACCGCGATCATGCAGCTCTCCGAGCAGGGCAGGGTCCGGATCGACGAACCGGTGCAGACGTACTTCCCCGAGTTCAACCCGGCCGGCGATCCCCGCCGCGCGCAGGTCACACTGCGGACCTTGCTGACCCACACCTCCGGCATGGCGGGAGAACTGAGCATGGACGGTGCGTGGGGGTTGGTTCGAGCCGCCAAGGCCGAGGGCGTTCGCCGAGCGCTCGCCGCGGTGGTGGTGTACGAACCCGGAGAAGGCTTCCACTACTCCGACATCAACTTCATCATCCTCGGCGCGCTGCTCGAGAAGATCACCGGCGAACCCGAGGACGTCTACGTGCAGGACAACGTCTTTCGGCCGCTGGGCATGTCGGACACCCACTATCTGCCGGCCGGCAAGGCGTGCGGTCCACACCAGATCCGTGGAGCGGCAATCGCCTACGATCCGCGAGGACCGGCGCCGGGCGATTGCATGCCCGACACCTGGAGCACCGACCTCCTGCAGCGCACGGCACCGACGGCCATCGACGAAGACACCCCGGGCGTCAACCCCGACTTCGGTCACCCGCTTCGCGGCACCGTGCACGACCCGACGGCACGCCGCATGGGTGGGGTGGCCGGGAGTGCCGGCGTCTTCACCACGGTGCACGACGTAGGCCTCTTCGCGCAGGCCCTGCTCGATCGTCTCGACAACCGGCCCAGCACGTTTCCGTTGACTCAGGCGAGCGTTGAGACGATGACGACGCCTCAGCAACCCGGCCGCCACGCGGGTCAAGTCGAAGCGGCGAACGAGGCCAGCGAGCGTGCCTCCAACACGGCGGATCCCCTGCTGGCAGCGGACTACCCGGCGATACCGGGAGAGGACCTGCGCGGCTTCGGCTGGGACATCGACACTGCGCACTCGAGACCGCGCGGCGCGGTCTTCCCCGTCGGCAGCTTCGGCCATACCGGGTTCACCGGGGTCACCGTGTGGATGGACCCCGGGTCGGACACCTACGTCGTGATCCTGGCGAACGTGATCCATCAGCGCGGCGGCCCTCCGATCGCCACACTGAGCGGTCACGTGGCCACCGAAACGGCACGCGCCCTTCACCTCTACGGCAGCTAGGTCGACGGCGGCCCGCGTCAGGCCGTCAGCCGACTGACCACCGCGACGATCTCGTCGTACTCCCACGTGTCGCTGCCGCGCGCCTCGGTGTGGTCACGCCAGGCGTGGATCGCGTTGTCCAGCGCGACCGTGGGCGGGACGCCACCGGCACGCTGAAGCGCCGTCATCGCGAGGAGCAGCGCCGTGGTCGCGGGCGAATAGAGCGGGTGATCCGACATACCGCACAACCTACGACGCGCCGCGCATCACGGAGTCAACGGCGGTGAAGCGCCCGCGTGGTGCTGAAGGGGTCGAAGTCCTCATTCCACGTCGGCAGTGTCGAGGCATCGGCGAGCCGGTCGCCTCGGCGGATCAGGCCGACCAGGTCGCGGCCGACGATGCTTGCTGCTGCGTTGACCCCGCTCAGCATGGAGCCCACCGTGCCGGGACCCCACGCGGTGCTCGTCCCGACGGTGAAGAGTCCAGGGATGGGCGTGGTGTCCCTCGGTCGCATCGGGCCGGTCTGCGACAGTCGCAGTTGCAGTCCGAAGGGCGCACCGGCGGTGTTGTTGACGAAGCGCGTCTGCGTCGCCGGAGTGCCGAGTTCGCTCAGCACCACCTTCGACGACGACCCCGGAAAGGCCTGCTCCATTCGATCGAGCATGCCGTCCATGACGATCTTCTTGACTTCGCGATAGGCGGTGTCGTCGGAGTACTCACCGCTGGCGACGTCGTAGCCGTCAAAGCCCCACAGACGTGGATCGGCCGGGGTGACCGTCTGAACCTCGATTGTGGCGTGGCCGGGCGGCGCTGCGCGGTGATTCGACGGGTCGCGACGCGACGATGATTGCACGAACATGGGTTGTCGACGAGCCATGTCGCGCGCCCACTCGGGACCCGAGTCGAATCCCTTGCCGTTGAGAGTGTTTCGGCCGAAGGATGCCATGCTTCGATACGAGTCGGCCGGTCCCCACTCCGGGATGGCGAAGTAGTTGCCGTTCGAGCGCTCGGAGAGGTCGATGTCGACGCCGAAGAACCCGTTGATGAGCGGTTGCGACATCTTCCACCCGGCGACGCGCCTGCGGAACAGCCGGGGAAGCCGACTGAGACCGATCAGGTCCGTGTACGTCTTGACGATGTCGGCGTCCGAGACGACCGTCGACGCCGCCAGCGCTTC from Mycolicibacterium arabiense includes the following:
- a CDS encoding phytoene desaturase family protein, encoding MGRNRDRLGVGWVGGRAYLAAAGRKTLLVERYTTLGGSSHVFARRGRWEFDCGVHYVSHCGPDGIVTAMMRGIGLEDRITWLPMDQTGFDRIIAPGFELATPVGWDAYRESLFDAFPGEQRAVARFHDVMRRIGEAHDRNDMVTTAGMARWAARAGRGATLMAVPYGATLAALGLSPRAAYALSVQSGAVACSPTVLPTAAMAAFFQDYVGTGSYYPKGGGQMLAAGFAAVISAHGGEIRTGREVSEITLDAGQVSGIRLADGEALAASTVVSDADIVKTYTDLIGLSRLPRLFRRRVAGWKMSQPLINGFFGVDIDLSERSNGNYFAIPEWGPADSYRSMASFGRNTLNGKGFDSGPEWARDMARRQPMFVQSSSRRDPSNHRAAPPGHATIEVQTVTPADPRLWGFDGYDVASGEYSDDTAYREVKKIVMDGMLDRMEQAFPGSSSKVVLSELGTPATQTRFVNNTAGAPFGLQLRLSQTGPMRPRDTTPIPGLFTVGTSTAWGPGTVGSMLSGVNAAASIVGRDLVGLIRRGDRLADASTLPTWNEDFDPFSTTRALHRR
- a CDS encoding serine hydrolase domain-containing protein; its protein translation is MRMSRTHLARLRAAGVVVCTLSAAACGHSAPPPLATGTSTTTAPTTTTSQAPAVADVSPAGDFSPVSRLIDDAIAARRLPGAVVQVGHAGKIVFRQAFGARKLDGEPGLDGAPAPAEPMTEDTIFDIASLTKSLATTTAIMQLSEQGRVRIDEPVQTYFPEFNPAGDPRRAQVTLRTLLTHTSGMAGELSMDGAWGLVRAAKAEGVRRALAAVVVYEPGEGFHYSDINFIILGALLEKITGEPEDVYVQDNVFRPLGMSDTHYLPAGKACGPHQIRGAAIAYDPRGPAPGDCMPDTWSTDLLQRTAPTAIDEDTPGVNPDFGHPLRGTVHDPTARRMGGVAGSAGVFTTVHDVGLFAQALLDRLDNRPSTFPLTQASVETMTTPQQPGRHAGQVEAANEASERASNTADPLLAADYPAIPGEDLRGFGWDIDTAHSRPRGAVFPVGSFGHTGFTGVTVWMDPGSDTYVVILANVIHQRGGPPIATLSGHVATETARALHLYGS
- a CDS encoding HNH endonuclease signature motif containing protein, whose amino-acid sequence is MSTTAMPLETQAAPAERLEALFEELAELTGQRNAIDGRIVDIVAEIDDDQLWGATGVRSLSALVAWKTGIAPRNADTVVAIAQRAEQFPRCVAGLREGRLSLDQVGVIADRAADGSDDHYVDLAAVATVTQLRTAVKLEPRPEPEPRPDTPRSVTKTSNEHSTTWRITLPHDESATVDAAVQSHLDALVTDWRHDRETSTRVGDQAPPMPGTVDAFMALVTAGWDAEVARRPHGQHTTVVLHVDVEKPAALHLGPLLTDDERRYLLCDSTCEVWFERRGQVIGSGRTTRTISRRLRRALEHRDRCCVVPGCGATRGLHAHHLVHWENGGLTELENLVLLCPYHHRLHHRGGLTLTGPASRLSVTDGSGRPLTGASLARPPTTPPPDVPPCAGPLGESAQWWWYTPFEPPPASEN